A genomic region of Palaemon carinicauda isolate YSFRI2023 chromosome 11, ASM3689809v2, whole genome shotgun sequence contains the following coding sequences:
- the LOC137649518 gene encoding uncharacterized protein, with the protein FNRGSRQCYGFTARKAFAVGQSWSLAPFCGRATCLQHENRLFEKVEDCGFEPKPSPGCRVVNEADQAKPYPACCPRYECQPGASLQYPTEEELRAAAQQAAQAAQGAQG; encoded by the coding sequence tttaacagagGCTCCCGCCAGTGTTATGGATTCACAGCCAGAAAGGCCTTCGCCGTAGGCCAGTCTTGGTCTCTGGCTCCCTTCTGTGGCAGAGCCACCTGCCTCCAACACGAAAACCGGCTCTTCGAAAAGGTGGAGGACTGTGGCTTTGAGCCAAAGCCGTCTCCCGGCTGCAGAGTCGTCAACGAAGCCGACCAAGCTAAGCCGTACCCAGCCTGCTGTCCCAGATACGAGTGCCAGCCTGGTGCCAGTCTCCAGTACCCAACTGAGGAGGAACTCAGGGCTGCTGCACAGCAGGCTGCACAAGCTGCACAGGGCGCACAAGGATAA
- the LOC137650278 gene encoding uncharacterized protein: MKFLIVASFCLAAAVAQNAIQPKPNVRTLPAEVRKEAPGQCYGFTARKAFAVGQSWSLTPFCGRATCLQHENRLFEKVEDCGFEPKPSPGCRVVNEADQAKPYPACCPRYECQPGASLQYPTEEELRAAAQQAAQAAQG; this comes from the exons ATGAAATTCCTGATTGTAGCTTCCTTCTGCTTGGCAGCGGCTGTTGCTCAAAACGCTATCCAGCCAAAACCAAATGTCCGTACATTGCCTGCTGAGGTCCGAAAAG AGGCTCCCGGCCAGTGTTATGGATTCACGGCCAGAAAGGCCTTCGCCGTGGGCCAGTCTTGGTCCCTGACTCCCTTCTGTGGCAGAGCCACCTGTCTCCAACACGAAAACCGGCTCTTCGAAAAGGTGGAGGACTGTGGCTTTGAGCCAAAGCCGTCTCCCGGCTGCAGAGTCGTCAACGAAGCCGACCAAGCTAAGCCGTACCCAGCCTGCTGTCCCAGATACGAGTGCCAGCCTGGTGCCAGTCTCCAGTACCCAACTGAGGAGGAACTCAGGGCTGCTGCACAGCAGGCTGCACAAGCTGCACAGGGTTAA
- the LOC137650269 gene encoding uncharacterized protein isoform X2: protein MKFLIVASFCVVVAVAQNAIQPKPNVRTLPAEVRKEAPNQCYGFTARKAFAVGQSWSLTPFCGRATCLQHENRLFEKVEDCGFEPKPSPGCRVVNEADQAKPYPACCPRYECQPGASLQYPTEEELRAAAQQAAQAAQGAQG, encoded by the exons ATGAAATTCCTGATTGTAGCCTCCTTCTGTGTTGTTGTGGCTGTTGCCCAGAATGCTATCCAGCCAAAACCAAATGTTCGAACATTGCCTGCTGAGGTCCGAAAAG AGGCTCCCAACCAGTGCTACGGATTCACGGCCAGAAAGGCCTTCGCCGTGGGCCAGTCTTGGTCCCTGACTCCCTTCTGTGGCAGAGCCACCTGCCTCCAACACGAAAATCGGCTCTTCGAAAAGGTGGAGGACTGTGGCTTTGAGCCAAAGCCGTCTCCCGGCTGCAGAGTCGTCAACGAAGCCGACCAAGCTAAGCCGTACCCAGCCTGCTGTCCCAGATACGAGTGCCAGCCTGGTGCCAGTCTCCAATACCCAACTGAGGAGGAACTCAGGGCTGCTGCACAGCAGGCTGCACAAGCTGCACAGGGCGCACAAGGATAA